The Crassostrea angulata isolate pt1a10 chromosome 1, ASM2561291v2, whole genome shotgun sequence nucleotide sequence ATTCTCTTCCAATAACAGTTTGAAATGGATGCACGGTTCTGAGCTCCCTTATGACTTTCTCTTCTTCATCCTGTGAAGTCTTGGCTTTGTGGTGTTTTGCTCTAACAATTACATTGCTCGCTGAATCATAAGCATCACAGATAGCAGATATCCctgatattgctttagattttTTCACCATACTCTCTGACTTGTTACTAGGGCCTGAGGTCTggaacaaaattttcaattttttcacaaTATGCTCCATTTGGAGGTCAGCAGGAATGCTTGAATCAATTTTCCCCCTGTTGTATACAAACAATCCATAAAAACTGCGATGTACCTCTTGTAGACTATAAGATGATTGTTGATGACATAAAAATCTCAAACACTCTAAAGCATACTTGCTGTTGTTGCTGGATGTTTTGTAGACAGgcattaaatatttcatcagTGAAATCATACGGTCTCGATCTGGAGTCTTACAAATGTCTAAGAAATCCATTAATAAAAGCCCAAGCTGTAAAACACAGTGTCCATAATGCTTCACTTTGTCATACTCATGATGAGTTGTCTTTTGTTGACAAATTTGATGTATATGCAGTTGTGCAGATGACCCATCAGGTAAATTCACAGTTACTGGAATCATAGTACACTTGATTCACTTCTGTCAACAATTTGAGTTGCATCTGTATTTTCTGCAAACACATAGGTTCTGACAAAATGTTCCATAACCTCCTGTGCTGATTTCTCCCCAATGAGGTTTCTAGTGGATAAGGATTTTAAGTCTTCCAGTCCGAAGTAATCGCACAATGCCTCAATGATGTAACTGCTTGTGAAGGTGAGGAAGAAGTCTTTGTTGTGGTCATAGTTGTGCTGAACATCCTTTTTTACTGTTCTCCTTCCTAACTTAATGCGAGCAGAATTCATTGTTCCCTTTTCATAGGAATGTTCATTAAACAACACATTGAAAATGAGGGATAAAAGGTTCATTCCAGCATGCCAGAGTTCAAAGGTGATTGGTTGCATGTGCTGTAGACGCTGTTTTTCTGTCAGACAGGCATTCCGGCTTAGGATAGCACGTAGTCTTTTGGCACCACTAAATCTCTCTCTTGTGAGCTGGTCACCACCAATGTGCACTTTTGCTAGGGGAACTTCTGCTGACTGGTAGATCTCTTCTATGTAGTGTTCATAGTGGTCTAGAATTTGAACAACGTCAGCATATTTCTGTTCATTAAATGGAAGGACTGGCAGGGCAACAACTAAATTCCTCCTCCTCATATCTTCTACACAAGGTCCAGGGAGGACCTGTTAAAGATGAACACTCTATATAAGAATTAGGATAACATTTTAGAAGTCagatcaataaaaatatatccacGTACCATCTGGTGTTCGAGGTATATATATTTCTAGAAATGATAAACCATAAAAGAATTCAATAGGTTGCTTATCATGTGATAATTTAATACATTCTGTGCTAGTTAAGATAGGAAGTCCAACTGAGGTAAATGCTTCACAGCCACTCTACTGACAAGCACAATGTAGTCATTTATAATTCTGCCCTCATCGACATGGGTAGGAAGGAAAGCCTAAAAACCacatatttcaaataacaattatttgcatataatattttgtttcataCATGTATCCATATATATTTTGTCCACTAGTTTGTTGTTAATAAAGAGATAATTATTGATACTCATAATAATACAATCAAATTCTGATCAAGATTAATAAATGTACATCTAACAAACCATAAAATAACTTCGATTTAAACTTAATGTATTGTTCATAAAATAGAAGGTACCTCAAGAGGTAGATCTTTGGACAGACACTGGGGAACATCGGACAGTTCAGCAAAGGCCTTTTTCTGGGTTACAATGGCTGAGGCAAACCAGTTGTACATGGTTCCTTTTGCATTGGACCTCTCGTGTTTAACCCCAACTGAGATGTTTATATTGTCACCTATAAGCCTAAAGGGATTTTCATTCTTCAGCGACTGGATTACAGCATCATAATTATGTTTGCCAATTTCATCCACTAAACGTCCAGCACCTTGAAAACACGTTGTTACCCCAACTACAGCCAGTCGGTCATACACCtgtaaaaaatgcatgtacatgtactttccaAAATTATTTGTTGTTAGGTTGCATACAAACTGTACCAAGTaagattgattttttaaaaaaaaattgtgaattatAAGTTACCACTGGTAaccaaaaaatgtttgattattCTCAgatgatttatttcatggtagttagtttgataaaattgtcattaaatattcatttcacTGCTATCAAAATAGTACTTGAGGTATTCTTGCAGCAACTGAGTTGTATATTGagttattcaatattttaaagtaaataccAAAATTTGTGGATTTACATCATAAAGTTCTTATCTCACCTTTCTAGGACTTTCTAGGATGTATCATTGAAAAAACAGTATGAGATCAATCAAACATCTGTAAATTAGTCAActgaaataataacaaaaatgaaaaaaaaaacaaacaaacaatcaaaAAACACCAAATGAAACAacaaaggaataaattaaaattaatcaacAAATGTTAAACtacttttgatataaatttaatcattatgaGCTGTGTTGATAAAATTTGTGACGAGTTCATAGTTACTCGAATGACAGAGATAATTGAGGTTTATAAATAGTGAATGttatttgtatttatgttaGTAAATTATATATAGGGTTTAACTGAAGCAAAATTACTGTTGTTTTCCTGTACAAATTAGAACCCTTAGTTTCAGTAATGTTGAAGCCAACATCAATGATACACactaagattattctttctaacTGACACTGtcaaacatgaaaaaaatccagataTTCATGAATTTTCCTCAAATTTCAATATGatgtatttttatatgtttcaaattgaatatacatAATTGACTTTTcatttgttaaaagtaaaagcAATTTCAAATAAGAATTGTTTATTCTAAAACCTGTGTTTGCActtaatttacatatatgtacatgtttaatttacataattaaatatatttactcACACAAGCAGGCTGTCTTTTACACTCTTGCAGAGGTGTTTTCCCAGTTGGGGAACTTAATTCCCTACACCTCTTTTTGGAGACATCCGAGACAAGATTGGTAGCAGGAAGGAAGGAAGAAATTCTAtccattttctgaaaaaattctcaaaattttgaattgtttgatGCTTCATTCAATACTTATTTTATATCTCAGTATTTGCACATATAGTTTAATAATACtttgaataaaaacaattacattatatcaaaattaaaaaatcgtaTAAACAGCAAccagaaatatatattgaaaaaggaGCCCCCTGGGACCCCGCCTGGTCTGTGATTGTCAAGGGAAAACTGGGTTAATGTAGGAATAGATAAACAAATCGTGTTGTTGAGGAAATTCGGATACCTATAGGTCGAAACCCGAGTAAACCAGGAAGACCTTACAAATTTAAGCTTGATATTTTGGAATCCTGATACAAATGTTGTCTTTTATGTTAAAAGGAAAACTAAGACACTCCTGGAAATACACGAACCGGCTAGGATTTGCAGCAGTGCAAAACTTGTTTACAAAATTAGAATGCGTATTAATAACGATTAAACGCCTATCATGCTCTAAAAATCTATCAGAAGTGAAGAATGaagtgtgaaaatcatgacagtCTACATAACAAACATCACTTTACCTCAAAACAACCAcactttgaattttatttcaaaccggTTAATCCGACCACAATTCATCGCCATGGGCGCCGCCATTAAACATGGCTGCAGCTGTTACATGACCCCAATCGAAGAGCAGGGGATCATGGGACAAGACTACTGTATGCAGTTAAAATCAACAACTTGGCATTTTTTGGGATTTAAATCATAGTAAgggtaaacaagaggccaattggcttTAACgatcacctgagtagcatatatccaatacacaaacttgtcctggagtctcatatatgcatctaattaattgggtttcatactggagtagaaaaattataaatttgtaatgacaaccacatataattcaaaaagaactgtgaagcctataattttggtgaaaaactaaaagatctggtctacaaaataatgaattcagttttcctttcaggtgtgtgggagtaaagaagataattttgtaacgttatatgcattaacatctatacatccattttggccctgccctagagtcaaaacccataccccaggggacataaaaattaaaatttcagtacaggacttcctggttaacataattattagtcgttttttttatacagatgtgtgagaatagagaagaagatttttacacattatatgcattaacactttattgccatattgccccccccccttatgtcctgaacccctgacccaggggccatgaatttcacaatttaggtaaaggagattgtggatatcataaccatgtattcagttatttgcccacatgtgtgggagtagagaagaagatgttttaagatttaaatcatttttactatatggccatattggccccaccctagagcatgaacacctaacaaaggggtcatgaatttcacaattaaggtagagggcttcatagtcttcataatcatgcatttagattttaacaaatatatattggagtagagaagattttctaagatttaatacatttttactatttggccatatcggccccaccctagagcctgaacccctgaccgaggggtcatggatttcacaatttaggaagagggcttcatggacatcataatcatgcatttagtttttaacaaatatatatggtagtagagaagaagattttctaagatttaatacatttttactaaatggccatattggccccaccctagagccagaacccctgacccaggggccataaatttcacaattttggtagaggccctcatggacatcataaccatgcattcagttttttcctaacatgtgtggaagtagagaagaagatttttgaaaatttggggttttttttttaatattttgccccgcccgtggcacccacggggtggtagagccataaatttcacaatttagattcttctgaccatagagatgcttcacaccaaaaatggtaacgattggcctggtagttttcaagaagttaaaaatgtaaaattgttaacgcacgacgacggacgaagaccaattgcaataggtcacctgagtcactcaggtgacctaaaaacgGAAATGTAGTATTGGAGGGTTAGAAGATTGCTCATAGTTAAAAGTTGAAGCAGGCAAGAGATTAAAGTCATCCGATTTACATCGAAACAAGCAGTCGACTTTCGGACAAATTTTCCCGTATTACTTGCAATAGAACTAGTCCAAAATTCAAGAAAGACTTTGACAGGTATCGCAGGTTTAACACGCgaaaattgtttcatattaataaTAGCTGCACATCTACTACTTGTCGGGTTGACATACGAAAAGCAACTAGAATTGTCGATCAGAGCAGACTACAGCAGCTGTAAAAATCGATAGATCTTCAGCTACGTTTCATAAAAATACGGACCGTTTATGTATGtttatatacaaatgaatgtcACTAAATCAGTAAATAAAGCTATattattaaactttaaaccaTGAGAAAAGGATGCTTATGACATTTTTgacaaaacagagaaataacgTCACAAACATGACTTTACGTCATAACGTCGTCTGAAAAGCGTTAATTATATAACGTGTCATTTTCATTGCGTATAGTTTTCATAccttacttttaaatttaattttcacattattttaaataatctcttattatactttatttgcACACAGATTTGATGATCTTCATGTATTTCTGTTTTTTCTCGAAATTAGCTTAATGCTCAAAATTGGCTATGATTTGGAGAagttttatagaaatattttgctATTAATTTTAGGTGTCtgcttcattttattttttacagagcattgatattaacatttttacatcacaaataaaaaaaaattatcttatttcAAAGTTAGTTTATCATTATTCCGACCACATACTGTAGATtcttttccatcaaatcgcgagaacataaaattgcgAATGCCGAATTTTTAATATAGTTAATTAAATGTAGGTAACATATGTCAAGaaataaaagtgagattttaaaattcgcaagATGCGCTTCTCacaattttacgcggatattaattcctcgcgtttaaatAGGAATCTACGCTAATAGTGCGTGGATTAAGAAAGCAAAAAAAGAAcctaag carries:
- the LOC128171753 gene encoding uncharacterized protein LOC128171753 — encoded protein: MDRISSFLPATNLVSDVSKKRCRELSSPTGKTPLQECKRQPACVYDRLAVVGVTTCFQGAGRLVDEIGKHNYDAVIQSLKNENPFRLIGDNINISVGVKHERSNAKGTMYNWFASAIVTQKKAFAELSDVPQCLSKDLPLEVLPGPCVEDMRRRNLVVALPVLPFNEQKYADVVQILDHYEHYIEEIYQSAEVPLAKVHIGGDQLTRERFSGAKRLRAILSRNACLTEKQRLQHMQPITFELWHAGMNLLSLIFNVLFNEHSYEKGTMNSARIKLGRRTVKKDVQHNYDHNKDFFLTFTSSYIIEALCDYFGLEDLKSLSTRNLIGEKSAQEVMEHFVRTYVFAENTDATQIVDRSESSVL